A part of Candidatus Babeliaceae bacterium genomic DNA contains:
- a CDS encoding macro domain-containing protein translates to MKKYAIFFCALYCAIMLSNNTDRAIGSFIAGTNTGIWFKKGDITHSKHEAIVNAANEQLAHGAGVCGAIFAAAGADELQKECDAYPVIDNNVRCPVGQARVTSSCNLKKQGIQCIIHAVGPDCRIIKDTKKQDALLRDAYYNSLLLADEQHVTSIAFPFISSAIYAFPKERAAQIAVDTVREYICAHRKTCVTSVTFILFSQADFDLFAHMPVKK, encoded by the coding sequence ATGAAAAAATATGCAATTTTTTTTTGCGCACTATATTGTGCGATAATGTTGTCTAACAATACTGATAGAGCTATCGGTTCTTTTATAGCGGGGACAAATACAGGTATATGGTTTAAAAAAGGAGATATTACGCACAGCAAGCACGAGGCTATCGTGAATGCTGCAAACGAACAGCTTGCTCATGGTGCTGGCGTGTGTGGAGCAATTTTTGCGGCAGCAGGAGCTGATGAGCTACAAAAAGAGTGCGATGCTTATCCTGTTATAGATAATAATGTCCGTTGCCCGGTTGGACAAGCGCGAGTGACATCAAGCTGCAACTTAAAAAAACAGGGAATTCAATGCATTATACATGCCGTTGGCCCTGACTGTAGAATTATTAAAGATACAAAAAAGCAGGATGCATTGTTGCGAGACGCTTATTATAATTCTTTGTTGTTGGCGGATGAGCAGCACGTTACGTCTATCGCGTTCCCTTTTATTAGTTCCGCAATTTACGCTTTTCCAAAAGAACGTGCTGCTCAGATAGCAGTAGATACTGTTAGAGAATATATATGTGCACATAGAAAAACATGTGTTACGTCTGTAACGTTTATCTTGTTTTCTCAGGCAGATTTTGATTTATTTGCTCACATGCCTGTTAAAAAATAA
- a CDS encoding tail fiber domain-containing protein, with the protein MKQSSYFYHILFSIICLNTYGNHDQNEPITRTRRKLKILYSLLVEKNVTTNNLRVYQDTTLNNLTVNGNLNFNSCLTTSCIDTESVDTCVLNLPATTATCGQIVLATNPFMHAYGTSNTFLGTDAGNFTLTGNGNAGVGTETLLNLTSGNNNTSVGSISLQSDTTGSANTAIGTSALQNNTIGNSNTAVGVSSLQNSVAADNNTAIGTFSLFNNDTGTGNTAVGNNAALSLTTGSNNVIIGLNAGGSPNNYNASNSIIIGALESPGSVNGQIHIGVTSGTSCYIGGIHGVTTSNAAIPVLVDSANQLGTVSSSRRVKRNIQDMGDATENLYTLHPVTFNYITHENDNHLEYGLIAEEVEDIYPNIVVKNNEGLPETIQYQYLPIMLLNEWQKDHARIAQLEISNKELLQIVGQLITEVKKKVQPLAKL; encoded by the coding sequence ATGAAGCAATCTTCCTATTTTTACCACATTCTGTTCAGCATTATTTGTTTAAACACTTACGGAAACCACGATCAAAATGAGCCTATAACGCGCACACGACGAAAACTCAAAATACTCTATTCTCTGCTCGTCGAAAAAAATGTAACAACAAACAACTTAAGGGTATATCAGGATACCACACTCAACAATCTCACCGTAAACGGCAATTTAAATTTTAATAGTTGTTTAACAACATCCTGCATAGATACCGAATCAGTGGATACTTGTGTACTGAATTTACCCGCAACAACAGCTACGTGTGGGCAAATAGTTCTTGCAACAAATCCATTTATGCACGCTTATGGAACATCGAACACCTTTTTAGGTACAGATGCCGGTAATTTTACGTTAACTGGCAATGGAAATGCAGGCGTCGGAACAGAAACATTATTAAATCTAACTTCTGGAAATAATAACACGTCAGTTGGATCAATTTCCCTTCAAAGTGATACTACGGGTAGTGCGAATACCGCAATTGGCACATCTGCACTGCAAAATAACACCATCGGCAACAGCAATACCGCCGTTGGAGTATCTTCTCTTCAAAATAGCGTTGCAGCCGACAATAATACAGCCATTGGCACATTTTCTCTATTCAACAACGATACGGGGACCGGCAATACAGCAGTCGGAAATAATGCTGCTCTTTCGCTTACCACAGGATCAAATAACGTTATCATTGGATTAAACGCCGGCGGCAGCCCAAACAATTATAATGCCAGCAACTCCATTATAATAGGCGCACTTGAATCGCCCGGTTCAGTTAATGGCCAAATACATATAGGCGTAACAAGCGGCACTTCTTGTTACATTGGTGGAATTCATGGCGTTACAACAAGTAATGCTGCTATACCGGTACTCGTTGATTCAGCTAATCAGCTAGGAACGGTATCCTCATCGCGACGAGTAAAACGTAATATTCAAGATATGGGCGACGCAACAGAAAATTTATATACATTACATCCAGTTACGTTCAATTATATTACACATGAAAATGATAACCATCTTGAATACGGCCTTATTGCTGAAGAAGTAGAAGACATTTATCCCAACATTGTTGTTAAAAATAATGAAGGCCTGCCAGAAACTATACAGTACCAATACTTACCAATAATGCTTTTAAATGAATGGCAAAAAGACCACGCCCGCATTGCACAACTCGAAATAAGCAATAAAGAACTTTTACAAATAGTTGGCCAACTTATTACAGAAGTTAAAAAGAAAGTACAGCCTCTTGCCAAGCTATAA
- the ung gene encoding uracil-DNA glycosylase — protein MKTMTPQQQQFFAALPASWKTPLATVCHTAEIEALVEYLQLREAAGATIYPAKKNIFAALRETPFDKVSVVIVGQDPYHGPGQAHGLSFSVPLGVRIPPSLRNIFKELHKDIGVAIPHNGTLTGWAQQGVLLLNAILTVEEGKPASHAGKGWEIFTDAIIEQLLKRDHPTVFMLWGAYAQKKMQHLHIHMDPSRHLILKAAHPSPLSVTGFLGCRHFSQANAFLQQHNLPEINWG, from the coding sequence ATGAAAACAATGACACCACAACAACAACAATTTTTTGCAGCATTGCCTGCTTCTTGGAAAACGCCGCTCGCAACTGTTTGTCATACAGCAGAGATTGAAGCATTAGTGGAGTATTTACAGCTACGTGAAGCAGCTGGTGCAACAATATATCCGGCAAAAAAAAATATATTTGCGGCATTGCGCGAAACACCGTTTGATAAAGTTAGTGTCGTTATTGTGGGTCAAGATCCTTATCATGGCCCTGGTCAAGCACATGGATTAAGTTTTAGCGTACCGCTAGGCGTCCGCATCCCACCATCTTTACGCAATATTTTTAAAGAACTTCACAAAGACATTGGTGTGGCTATTCCTCATAATGGTACGTTAACTGGTTGGGCGCAACAAGGCGTGTTATTGCTGAATGCCATTTTAACCGTTGAAGAGGGCAAACCAGCAAGCCATGCAGGAAAAGGGTGGGAAATTTTTACTGATGCTATTATTGAGCAATTGCTTAAGCGAGATCATCCAACGGTCTTCATGTTGTGGGGTGCTTATGCCCAAAAAAAAATGCAACATCTACATATTCATATGGATCCATCGCGGCATTTAATCTTAAAAGCCGCTCATCCGTCCCCATTGTCAGTAACTGGTTTTTTGGGATGCCGCCATTTTTCACAAGCAAATGCTTTTTTACAACAACATAATCTACCGGAAATTAACTGGGGCTGA
- a CDS encoding MBL fold metallo-hydrolase — protein sequence MNIKLFLLLLSMLLTGHIVDAHKCIDVIQSQCHKHDIEPLIKNKRFFNNHAEDRFKHILDAAKIFWATKTSFKKYFTDNPARWIQRDMVLQKSVPLQLQWIGHASFLIQVNEFNILTDPIFYDLNAVLYPRKTPVGIEPRNLPQIDFVVISHNHRDHLDEASMNILKSHQPIMLVPQGTKAWFTSRGFEHVIENIWWQMTTFDRNGYTIKFTFVPAVHWSGRDPFDAHASLWGGWMIKANNKTVYFAGDTGFNEPIFKAITDYARTIDCALLPIGPCEPRSLMCHSHMGPEDAVAACKILNAQVCIPMHWGTFGLGPDSFDTPIKRLDIAWKAHVSAESQDKLYKIKFGERISV from the coding sequence ATGAACATAAAATTATTTTTATTACTGCTTTCAATGTTATTAACTGGACATATAGTCGATGCGCATAAGTGTATAGATGTAATACAAAGCCAGTGTCATAAGCATGACATTGAACCATTGATCAAAAATAAACGCTTTTTTAATAATCATGCAGAAGATAGATTTAAGCATATACTTGATGCAGCAAAGATTTTTTGGGCAACAAAAACTTCATTTAAAAAATATTTTACGGATAATCCAGCACGTTGGATCCAACGTGATATGGTACTGCAAAAATCGGTTCCTTTGCAACTGCAATGGATTGGGCATGCATCATTCCTCATCCAAGTAAATGAATTTAATATTCTTACTGATCCAATATTTTACGATCTGAATGCTGTGTTATATCCACGCAAAACGCCTGTGGGTATCGAGCCAAGAAATTTGCCTCAAATAGACTTTGTAGTTATTTCTCATAATCATAGAGATCATTTAGATGAAGCTAGTATGAATATTCTTAAATCTCATCAACCTATTATGCTGGTTCCGCAAGGTACGAAAGCTTGGTTTACCAGTCGTGGGTTTGAACATGTTATAGAAAATATCTGGTGGCAGATGACTACGTTCGATCGTAATGGTTATACCATAAAATTTACTTTTGTTCCTGCGGTACATTGGTCTGGACGAGATCCGTTTGATGCGCATGCCTCATTATGGGGTGGGTGGATGATCAAGGCGAATAATAAAACAGTATACTTTGCTGGTGATACTGGGTTTAATGAACCGATTTTTAAAGCTATTACAGACTATGCAAGAACTATTGATTGTGCATTGTTACCCATAGGACCATGTGAACCACGCTCTCTTATGTGTCATTCTCATATGGGGCCTGAGGATGCTGTTGCGGCATGTAAAATTCTCAATGCACAAGTATGTATACCAATGCATTGGGGAACTTTTGGATTGGGCCCAGACTCATTTGATACGCCAATTAAACGGTTGGATATAGCATGGAAAGCGCATGTTTCTGCCGAGTCTCAAGACAAATTATACAAAATTAAGTTTGGTGAACGAATCAGCGTTTAA